The following coding sequences lie in one Tichowtungia aerotolerans genomic window:
- a CDS encoding glycosyl hydrolase — translation MLKKQFSSPPDAARPYVFWYWINGNISQEGLAADLDAMHEAGIGGAVIFNIGGHGPAGPVKLYTSEWRELMRFAMRRADELGLDISLNNSMAGWSSSGGPWITPELAMQEVVWSETKLPGGQVFDGQLPQPSTRLDCYRDIALVAFPTPECELAGFPEPSVLLGDVEIDAGALLDSDRSTWKSFDAEGGSPVCLQFSYDRPVPVRSVSMVPRELRDLPGGKLLFSNDGITWQEEFSFSRPERFAPLNRVFPVRVAPFWRIEFSGSVVLSEVHFSRGYCIADWTGKAMSDPYGTVKPGFTSPSLDASPDEIILREQIVDLTGQMDAEGRLRWDVPEGNWTVLRFGYTPTGSRVEPASREGGGLECDKFNPAALDVHWKNSIQPWIDDPEMNALFRFVHVDSYERHQQNWTACMPDEFLKRRGYDLSSYLPVLTGRVIGSVKESERFLWDFRNTVTGLMHDNYFGHMQQLCAVAGKQFTCEPYHQNQFNNVTAGGKADIPMCEVWDGPSPAGPYWMKLGASPAHVYGKQIVQCEAMTASGPNGGSWSNDFWAMKDDCDAIFCGGVNRMVLHVYVHQPWEDLVPGQTLAVYGTHFERSNTWWKQMPAFTRYLSRCQHLLQKGRFVADILYSCGENSPCKSIEPGGAMAPPRGYDYDVCDPYVILNRLSVDDGCLVLPEGIRYRLLVLPDDMEMTSEMVQRIGELVEDGAVVVAPRPVCSPSLSGQPSADEKIRAMADKIWGDCDGQQVKERRYGKGRICWGKPVSQILSELDISPDFQTSAGPLVRHIHKRIDGTDCYFIANSSDQSLATDAVFRTDGIPEIWDPLTGEIRSLPVFRKENGRTVVPLRFEPKQAFFVIFKGKAEFVSGERNFPALKTVQSLEGPWNVMFHFRGSPPKTVVFDSLEDWSKRSELELKYFSGTATYSKSFDFPNIGKIKSLWLDLGSVKNVAEVRLNGKALGTVWCAPWRVDIKDAVRAKDNRLEIDIVNLWVNRLIGDEQLPADCEYTDGVWHLLKKWPDWFSGKCPRTSGRTTFATFKHWNKDDPLLESGLFGPVTIQAAE, via the coding sequence TTGCTGAAAAAGCAGTTCAGCAGTCCGCCCGATGCAGCGAGGCCGTATGTTTTCTGGTATTGGATCAATGGCAATATCAGTCAGGAAGGGCTGGCGGCGGATCTCGACGCGATGCACGAGGCCGGAATCGGCGGCGCTGTGATATTCAATATCGGCGGTCATGGTCCCGCCGGGCCGGTTAAGCTTTATACTTCCGAATGGCGCGAACTGATGCGGTTTGCCATGCGCCGAGCCGACGAACTCGGACTGGATATCAGCCTGAATAATTCGATGGCCGGCTGGTCGTCCAGTGGCGGTCCGTGGATTACGCCGGAACTGGCGATGCAGGAAGTTGTCTGGAGCGAAACGAAGCTGCCGGGCGGGCAGGTGTTTGATGGACAACTTCCGCAGCCGTCAACGAGGCTTGATTGTTATCGGGATATTGCACTGGTTGCTTTCCCGACTCCGGAATGTGAACTTGCCGGTTTTCCTGAACCTTCCGTGCTTCTGGGCGATGTTGAAATCGATGCCGGGGCGTTGCTGGATTCCGACCGGTCTACATGGAAATCGTTTGATGCCGAAGGCGGAAGCCCGGTTTGTCTTCAGTTCAGTTATGATCGTCCGGTTCCGGTGCGGTCGGTCAGTATGGTTCCACGGGAGTTACGCGATCTCCCGGGGGGAAAGTTGCTTTTTTCCAATGACGGAATAACCTGGCAGGAGGAGTTTTCTTTTTCGCGGCCGGAACGCTTTGCGCCGCTGAATCGTGTCTTTCCGGTTCGCGTGGCGCCATTCTGGCGGATTGAATTTTCGGGCAGTGTTGTGTTGTCTGAAGTTCACTTTTCTCGAGGGTATTGTATTGCGGACTGGACCGGAAAGGCGATGAGTGATCCGTACGGTACGGTTAAGCCGGGATTCACGAGTCCGTCATTGGACGCCTCTCCCGATGAAATTATCCTGCGTGAACAGATTGTTGATCTGACCGGTCAAATGGATGCCGAGGGACGGTTGCGCTGGGATGTCCCCGAGGGCAACTGGACCGTTTTGAGATTCGGATATACGCCAACCGGCTCAAGGGTGGAGCCGGCATCCCGGGAAGGCGGCGGACTGGAGTGCGACAAATTCAACCCGGCGGCGCTGGATGTTCACTGGAAGAACTCCATCCAGCCCTGGATCGACGATCCTGAAATGAACGCTTTGTTTCGCTTTGTTCATGTGGACAGTTATGAGCGGCACCAGCAGAACTGGACGGCTTGCATGCCTGATGAATTCCTGAAGCGGCGCGGCTATGACCTCTCTTCGTATCTGCCTGTGCTGACAGGCCGGGTGATCGGCAGTGTGAAAGAGAGTGAACGTTTTCTCTGGGATTTTCGCAATACCGTGACCGGCTTGATGCACGACAATTATTTTGGACATATGCAGCAACTGTGTGCTGTGGCCGGCAAGCAGTTCACTTGCGAGCCGTATCACCAGAACCAGTTCAACAATGTAACCGCCGGCGGCAAGGCGGATATTCCCATGTGCGAAGTTTGGGATGGCCCGAGTCCAGCGGGTCCATACTGGATGAAACTGGGCGCCAGCCCTGCACATGTTTATGGGAAACAGATTGTCCAGTGCGAGGCCATGACGGCCAGCGGTCCGAACGGCGGAAGCTGGTCCAACGATTTTTGGGCCATGAAAGACGACTGCGATGCGATTTTCTGCGGGGGAGTCAACCGGATGGTTCTGCACGTTTATGTGCATCAGCCGTGGGAAGATCTGGTTCCCGGGCAGACGCTCGCGGTGTATGGAACGCATTTTGAGCGTTCGAATACATGGTGGAAACAAATGCCCGCATTTACCCGCTACCTTTCGCGCTGCCAGCATCTTTTGCAGAAGGGCCGTTTTGTTGCGGATATTCTTTATTCCTGCGGGGAAAACTCTCCATGCAAGAGCATAGAGCCGGGCGGAGCGATGGCCCCGCCGCGCGGATACGATTATGACGTGTGCGATCCGTATGTGATTCTGAATCGTCTGTCCGTTGATGACGGATGCCTTGTGCTTCCGGAGGGAATTCGTTACCGCCTTTTGGTTTTGCCGGATGATATGGAAATGACATCGGAGATGGTTCAGCGAATCGGCGAGCTGGTTGAGGACGGAGCTGTTGTCGTCGCGCCGCGTCCGGTTTGTTCGCCGAGCCTTTCCGGCCAGCCGTCTGCCGACGAAAAAATTCGGGCGATGGCTGACAAAATATGGGGAGACTGCGACGGACAGCAGGTGAAGGAACGTCGTTATGGAAAGGGACGGATCTGTTGGGGAAAACCGGTGAGCCAGATCCTGTCGGAACTCGACATATCTCCCGATTTTCAGACGTCCGCCGGCCCGCTGGTTCGTCATATTCATAAGCGGATTGACGGAACGGATTGCTATTTTATCGCGAACTCTTCTGATCAGTCACTTGCCACAGACGCGGTTTTTCGGACGGATGGCATTCCGGAAATCTGGGACCCTCTGACCGGAGAAATCCGCAGTCTCCCCGTGTTCCGAAAAGAAAACGGACGAACCGTTGTTCCGCTTCGTTTTGAACCGAAGCAGGCATTTTTTGTGATTTTCAAAGGCAAAGCGGAGTTCGTTTCGGGCGAACGTAATTTCCCGGCACTCAAGACGGTTCAGTCTTTGGAGGGGCCGTGGAACGTGATGTTCCATTTCCGGGGAAGTCCGCCGAAGACCGTGGTTTTTGATTCGCTGGAGGATTGGAGCAAACGATCAGAACTGGAACTCAAGTATTTTTCCGGCACCGCGACTTATTCCAAATCGTTTGATTTTCCAAACATTGGAAAAATTAAATCGCTCTGGCTGGATCTTGGGAGCGTGAAAAATGTGGCGGAGGTCCGTTTGAACGGAAAGGCGTTAGGGACGGTTTGGTGTGCGCCGTGGCGGGTCGATATAAAAGATGCTGTTCGCGCAAAAGACAATCGGCTGGAAATCGATATCGTCAACCTGTGGGTAAACCGGCTGATTGGTGACGAACAACTGCCTGCCGACTGCGAGTATACAGATGGAGTTTGGCATCTGCTCAAGAAATGGCCTGACTGGTTTTCGGGAAAATGTCCGCGCACTTCCGGTCGCACAACTTTTGCAACGTTCAAGCACTGGAACAAAGACGACCCGCTGCTTGAATCCGGATTATTCGGTCCGGTAACCATTCAGGCGGCTGAATAA
- a CDS encoding PhoH family protein yields MNELTIHFDNAREASDLTDLSAKTVADVERLFDVSLTARDTWLKIEGARAEDAARFFEELRAARERGLPLNKALMDHALNAFVNGREDVLKTFASMRIDVSPRKPPVFPRTLGQQIYLDAIRNHAVTFGLGPAGTGKTYLAMAAAISALLNDDVSRIILTRPAIEAGEALGFLPGDLQQKIDPYLRPLYDALHDMLPAAEIEKLMERGVIEVAPLAYMRGRTLNHAFIILDEAQNTTTKQMMMLLTRLGFDAQAVITGDPTQIDLPDKKNSGLLEASIALQKIDDLAFVELTDDDVIRHPLVQEIIRAYRRHRV; encoded by the coding sequence ATGAACGAATTGACGATTCATTTTGATAACGCCCGCGAGGCGTCTGACCTCACCGACCTCTCTGCAAAAACTGTTGCGGATGTGGAACGGCTGTTCGACGTATCGCTGACGGCTCGGGACACGTGGCTCAAGATCGAAGGCGCGCGCGCAGAAGATGCCGCCCGTTTTTTCGAGGAGCTGCGCGCTGCCCGCGAACGCGGTCTGCCACTGAATAAAGCGCTGATGGATCACGCACTGAATGCTTTTGTAAACGGTCGCGAGGACGTCCTGAAAACCTTTGCCTCAATGCGGATCGACGTCAGCCCGCGCAAGCCCCCGGTTTTTCCGCGGACGCTCGGCCAGCAGATTTATCTCGACGCCATTCGGAACCACGCCGTCACGTTCGGTCTCGGTCCGGCCGGAACCGGCAAAACCTATCTGGCAATGGCAGCGGCCATCTCCGCCCTGCTGAATGATGACGTCAGCCGGATCATCCTGACCCGTCCGGCGATTGAAGCCGGCGAAGCCCTTGGTTTTCTCCCCGGCGACCTGCAACAGAAAATTGACCCATACCTCCGCCCGCTCTATGACGCGCTCCACGACATGCTGCCTGCGGCAGAAATCGAAAAACTGATGGAGCGCGGCGTCATCGAAGTCGCGCCGCTGGCCTACATGCGCGGGCGAACACTGAACCACGCCTTCATCATTCTCGACGAAGCCCAGAACACCACCACCAAGCAGATGATGATGCTGTTGACCCGCCTTGGGTTCGATGCACAGGCCGTAATTACCGGCGACCCGACCCAGATTGACCTGCCGGACAAAAAAAACTCCGGACTCCTGGAGGCATCGATTGCTCTTCAGAAAATAGATGATTTAGCCTTTGTTGAACTAACGGATGATGACGTAATCCGCCATCCGCTGGTCCAGGAAATCATCCGTGCCTATCGCCGCCACAGGGTATAA
- a CDS encoding HD family phosphohydrolase, giving the protein MKRKRSPKKVKNRVAATKDVTARKNRQRLPVFNLLVAVLCWLAVVVLFYSGRLVRPQKLILGQQAPDTIVASVDFNAETLSATQIKQREQAEQVLPVFTVDHSNLERAGQALIKLLPRLRSLPETEDPERKALIRDLIAERLDQYAISLTPEELLRIIPPKDIDLKEVVTQALTGPLDNGVVTEADLESKFNGIVAHGNVAVKSGKTETIRPLDSFSLQSTALQNAVRSIAEQLPREYRDEEVIQTLVSPWLRANVIYDTAETAARKKQAVELIDPVIEPVAGGTVLIRDGDPVSEQTLIWLAAHEQRLNELETPAERIQRLAARGLLLLLGMGLAVAIAGIISRPLLRSRKKALLLLILSFLPMLFGKLFLYLTVNLQLLSPAVIDYLVPPGIAIILASVLAGGTAGILVGLWSSFALAALLDNSFEVFVLGLLVTVTAVYTTRDVKRRSTLLRAGLWVGAVKMLFALVLAVLNQPSWWVLLTQLGTALVSGLVSALLATLLIPVFEHLFNVTTDISLLELSDLSHPLLQSLAINAPGTYHHSLMMASLAQNAAEAIGANGLQLRVCAYFHDIGKLVKPGFFSENIQYTENPHDDLAPSMSTLVIVSHIKEGVTLAKKHKLPQVVIDGIEQHQGTSLVSVFYHRAKTQQQKELAADGSASSKINDEDFRYEGPRPQNREMAILMLADSCEAASRSLDKPTPVRISNLISDIFDSRLRDGQLDECNLTLAELHTIKESFVFSLTNMLHGRVAYPKDENNTDKQSDRNSDKPSETPPTDK; this is encoded by the coding sequence ATGAAGCGAAAGCGTTCTCCCAAAAAAGTAAAGAACCGTGTTGCTGCCACAAAAGATGTGACCGCGCGCAAGAACCGCCAGCGCCTGCCGGTGTTCAACCTGCTGGTTGCCGTTCTGTGCTGGCTCGCAGTGGTCGTGCTGTTCTACAGCGGCCGCCTGGTTCGCCCGCAGAAACTGATTCTCGGACAGCAGGCCCCGGACACGATCGTGGCTTCTGTCGATTTTAATGCTGAAACACTTTCCGCCACACAAATCAAACAGCGGGAGCAGGCCGAACAGGTCCTGCCGGTATTCACAGTGGATCATTCCAATCTCGAGCGCGCCGGACAGGCTCTCATCAAACTGCTCCCGCGTCTGCGCTCACTGCCGGAGACCGAGGATCCGGAACGCAAAGCGCTGATTCGCGACCTGATCGCAGAACGGCTGGATCAATACGCAATTTCCCTGACTCCCGAAGAGCTTCTGCGAATTATTCCACCGAAAGACATCGACCTTAAAGAGGTGGTGACCCAAGCTTTGACCGGTCCGCTTGATAACGGAGTGGTTACCGAAGCCGACCTGGAAAGCAAATTCAACGGCATTGTCGCACACGGCAACGTCGCCGTTAAAAGCGGAAAAACCGAAACCATCCGGCCGCTCGACAGCTTCTCTCTCCAGTCAACCGCCCTGCAGAATGCAGTCCGTTCTATCGCAGAGCAGCTGCCGCGCGAGTATCGCGATGAAGAGGTAATTCAAACACTGGTGTCTCCATGGCTGCGTGCCAATGTCATCTACGACACAGCAGAAACTGCTGCGCGCAAAAAACAGGCCGTGGAACTGATCGACCCGGTGATTGAACCGGTCGCCGGCGGAACTGTTCTCATTCGAGACGGCGACCCGGTCAGTGAACAGACCCTGATTTGGCTGGCAGCTCACGAACAGAGACTGAACGAACTTGAAACTCCCGCGGAGCGCATCCAGCGCCTTGCCGCGCGGGGACTGTTACTGCTGCTCGGCATGGGGCTCGCTGTCGCGATCGCCGGAATCATTTCCCGTCCACTGCTGCGCAGCCGGAAAAAAGCGCTTCTGCTGTTGATTCTCTCTTTCCTTCCCATGCTGTTCGGAAAGCTTTTCCTCTACCTGACCGTAAACCTGCAGCTTCTTTCCCCCGCCGTCATCGACTACCTCGTTCCGCCGGGCATCGCCATCATTCTGGCATCCGTCCTGGCAGGCGGAACCGCCGGAATTCTGGTGGGCCTGTGGTCGAGCTTCGCCCTGGCCGCTCTGCTGGACAACAGCTTTGAGGTGTTTGTACTCGGACTGCTGGTAACCGTAACCGCTGTCTACACGACGCGCGACGTCAAACGCCGGTCGACCCTGCTCCGCGCCGGACTGTGGGTCGGAGCCGTTAAAATGCTGTTTGCTCTGGTTCTGGCGGTTTTAAACCAGCCGTCCTGGTGGGTACTGCTGACGCAGCTTGGAACCGCCCTCGTTAGCGGCCTGGTCAGCGCCCTGCTGGCAACTCTGCTGATTCCGGTGTTTGAACATCTGTTCAACGTCACCACCGATATATCCCTGCTTGAACTCTCAGACCTCAGCCATCCGTTGCTGCAAAGCCTGGCCATCAACGCGCCCGGCACCTATCACCACTCCCTCATGATGGCCAGCCTCGCCCAGAACGCCGCCGAAGCCATCGGCGCCAACGGGCTCCAGCTGCGCGTCTGCGCCTACTTCCATGACATCGGAAAACTCGTAAAACCCGGCTTTTTCAGTGAAAACATCCAGTACACTGAAAACCCGCACGACGACCTCGCGCCCAGCATGAGCACCCTCGTTATTGTTTCTCACATTAAGGAAGGCGTCACACTGGCCAAAAAGCATAAGCTGCCTCAGGTGGTCATCGACGGCATCGAACAGCATCAGGGAACCAGCCTCGTCTCCGTCTTCTACCACCGCGCGAAAACGCAGCAGCAGAAAGAACTGGCAGCCGACGGTTCCGCCTCCAGCAAAATCAACGACGAGGACTTCCGCTACGAAGGCCCGCGCCCGCAGAATCGCGAAATGGCGATCCTGATGCTTGCCGATTCCTGCGAGGCCGCCTCCCGCTCACTCGACAAACCGACGCCGGTTCGAATCTCCAACCTCATCAGCGACATCTTCGACTCCCGCCTGCGCGACGGCCAGCTCGACGAATGCAACCTCACCCTCGCCGAACTTCACACCATCAAAGAATCATTTGTCTTTTCGCTGACCAACATGCTCCACGGCCGCGTCGCCTATCCAAAAGATGAAAACAACACTGATAAACAATCAGACCGGAATTCGGATAAACCTTCCGAAACTCCGCCGACTGACAAATAA
- the ybeY gene encoding rRNA maturation RNase YbeY, giving the protein MKTTLINNQTGIRINLPKLRRLTNKLADCLVQADPDTEWSEVSVLLTDDDGIIPANREYFGKNRPTDVISFRCEPVPGEGGTTGDLIVNVECALREGPAHDGPDAELALYIAHGFDHLSGADDNTPQKRAAMRRTEKRWLAALQSEIKNLILK; this is encoded by the coding sequence ATGAAAACAACACTGATAAACAATCAGACCGGAATTCGGATAAACCTTCCGAAACTCCGCCGACTGACAAATAAGCTGGCCGACTGCCTCGTTCAGGCAGATCCCGATACAGAATGGAGCGAAGTCTCCGTACTGCTGACAGATGATGACGGCATCATTCCCGCCAACCGGGAATATTTCGGGAAAAACCGCCCCACCGATGTCATCAGTTTCCGCTGCGAACCTGTCCCCGGCGAAGGAGGCACAACCGGCGACCTGATTGTGAACGTCGAATGCGCCCTGCGCGAAGGCCCCGCACACGACGGCCCCGACGCCGAACTCGCACTCTACATCGCCCACGGATTCGACCACCTGTCCGGAGCCGACGACAACACTCCGCAGAAACGCGCCGCCATGCGGCGCACCGAAAAGCGCTGGCTTGCGGCATTGCAATCAGAAATTAAAAATCTGATATTGAAATAA
- a CDS encoding hemolysin family protein translates to MNTEFFAYSLVSLLTAGFWAVLFSAFRESGNAGISRLSEKKPDAKQSLATWAPRWNLLRTTLRFCLTLFELGAAGLALKTFPLSTPLHWIGLLLIMAILYMVFIRVIPFVLAESYADRLSLTFLPLAIGLTRLLTPIVWPIYAMERGLLAHALSSSDEDDRPTAEEEIMTLVEESAEEELEEEERDIIRSVFEFGETVVREIMTPRVDIEGIKDDMTGDECIDKVKHSRHSRFPVYHETIDDILGMIHVKDLLRLVAQDQEKRSVSDITKKMNVVPETMPINDLLKQMQVQNFQMAAVVDEYGGTAGIVCMEDIIEELVGEIRDEYDHAEKDIQKRPDGSILVKANLAVDDLNEELDLNIPESDEYDSIGGFVLSELGNIPKAGDTLASGDLKITVQHATQRRIHTLLIKPNPPAD, encoded by the coding sequence ATGAATACAGAGTTTTTTGCATACAGCCTTGTTTCGCTGCTGACCGCCGGTTTCTGGGCCGTCCTGTTTTCCGCATTCCGCGAAAGCGGAAATGCCGGTATTTCCCGTCTGAGTGAAAAAAAACCGGATGCCAAACAATCGCTCGCCACCTGGGCGCCGCGCTGGAATCTATTGCGCACCACACTGCGTTTCTGCCTAACCCTCTTCGAACTCGGCGCCGCCGGGCTGGCCCTCAAAACATTTCCGCTCTCAACGCCGCTTCACTGGATCGGACTGCTGCTGATCATGGCCATTCTCTATATGGTCTTCATCCGTGTAATCCCGTTCGTGCTGGCGGAAAGCTACGCCGACCGCCTGTCGCTCACCTTCCTTCCGCTGGCCATCGGGCTCACCCGCCTGCTCACCCCCATCGTCTGGCCCATCTACGCCATGGAACGCGGACTCCTCGCACACGCCCTCTCATCCTCCGACGAAGATGACCGCCCCACCGCCGAAGAGGAAATCATGACCCTCGTCGAAGAATCGGCGGAAGAGGAACTCGAAGAAGAAGAGCGCGACATCATCCGCAGCGTCTTTGAATTCGGCGAAACCGTCGTGCGTGAAATCATGACGCCGCGCGTCGACATCGAAGGCATCAAAGATGACATGACCGGCGATGAATGCATCGACAAAGTCAAACACTCCCGCCACTCGCGCTTTCCGGTTTATCATGAAACCATCGACGACATCCTCGGAATGATCCATGTCAAAGACCTGCTCCGCCTCGTCGCGCAGGATCAGGAAAAACGCTCCGTTTCCGACATCACAAAAAAGATGAATGTCGTCCCTGAAACCATGCCCATCAATGATCTTCTCAAACAGATGCAGGTCCAGAATTTCCAGATGGCCGCCGTCGTCGATGAATACGGCGGCACCGCCGGCATCGTCTGCATGGAAGACATCATCGAAGAACTCGTCGGCGAAATCCGCGATGAATACGATCACGCCGAAAAAGATATCCAGAAACGCCCTGACGGCTCCATCCTCGTCAAAGCCAACCTCGCCGTCGACGACCTCAACGAAGAACTCGACCTCAACATTCCCGAAAGCGATGAGTACGACTCCATCGGCGGCTTCGTCCTTTCCGAACTCGGCAATATTCCAAAAGCCGGCGACACCCTCGCCTCCGGCGATCTCAAAATCACCGTCCAGCACGCCACCCAGCGCCGCATCCACACCCTGCTCATCAAACCCAACCCGCCGGCCGATTAA
- a CDS encoding M90 family metallopeptidase: MNISLFVALAVIAVVVSVLLRQGKLRRVRTLRATPPPETWQPILERNFTVVARLAEEQRRQLFGYMQVFLDRIRFEGCGGQEITEEVKITITAQACLLLVGREQKVYPKLKTVLVYPHTYQSGQRGMFGGDNGQGTRLGESWGCGVVVLSWNSVLGGAHNLEDGHNVTMHEFAHQLDQVDGAADGAPILGSRSAYVSWAKVLSADYDRLRRETARGKRDVLDSYGATNPGEFFAVATETFFEKPRQLQKNHPELFEELHAYYKVNPLDWLTVKKHIDATNKTS, encoded by the coding sequence ATGAATATATCTTTATTTGTTGCTCTGGCGGTCATTGCTGTTGTTGTGTCTGTGCTCCTCCGTCAGGGAAAGCTGCGCCGTGTCCGCACGCTGCGTGCAACTCCTCCTCCGGAAACATGGCAGCCGATTCTGGAGCGGAATTTTACGGTAGTGGCGCGCCTCGCCGAAGAACAGCGCAGGCAGTTATTCGGGTATATGCAGGTGTTTCTGGATCGGATTCGTTTTGAGGGCTGTGGCGGACAGGAAATTACCGAAGAGGTTAAAATAACCATCACGGCTCAGGCTTGCCTGCTGCTGGTTGGCCGCGAACAGAAGGTTTATCCAAAACTGAAAACGGTTCTGGTCTATCCGCACACCTATCAATCCGGCCAGCGCGGAATGTTTGGCGGTGACAACGGGCAGGGCACGCGCCTCGGTGAATCCTGGGGCTGCGGTGTGGTTGTGCTTTCATGGAACAGCGTACTCGGCGGAGCCCACAATTTGGAAGACGGGCATAATGTAACCATGCATGAGTTTGCTCATCAGCTGGATCAGGTTGACGGCGCCGCCGACGGAGCTCCAATTCTTGGAAGCCGTTCCGCCTATGTCAGCTGGGCAAAAGTTCTTTCGGCAGACTATGACCGGCTTCGCAGGGAAACCGCGCGGGGCAAACGCGATGTGCTCGACAGCTACGGCGCCACCAACCCCGGCGAATTTTTTGCAGTCGCCACCGAAACCTTTTTTGAAAAACCCCGGCAACTGCAGAAAAACCATCCTGAGCTTTTCGAAGAACTGCACGCCTACTACAAAGTCAATCCGCTCGACTGGCTGACCGTGAAGAAGCACATAGACGCTACTAATAAAACAAGTTAA
- a CDS encoding ion transporter, translating into MQNKIPKRSAKQNRLYEIIFEAETRGGKLFDVALFAAIMLSVTATILNSVQSVHETYGVWLTGINWLFTLLFTVEYGLRLYCARNPVRYARSFFGVVDLLAVLPAYLSLFIPGTRFLDVIRILRMLRIFRVMKMVQYVNDGDLLLNALTASRRKIGIFLFTVLTLVVILGSLMYVIEGTEHGFTSIPVGIYWAIVTLTTVGYGDISPQTGLGQTLAAFIMIIGYSIIAVPTGIISAEVGASAVRKKLSKICPACNTSDHDPDAAHCKHCGATLA; encoded by the coding sequence ATGCAAAACAAGATTCCCAAGCGGTCCGCAAAACAAAACCGACTGTACGAAATTATTTTCGAAGCTGAAACGCGCGGCGGCAAGCTGTTCGATGTCGCCCTGTTTGCGGCCATTATGCTGAGCGTTACGGCAACGATCCTGAACAGCGTGCAGTCTGTTCACGAAACGTATGGGGTCTGGCTGACCGGAATCAATTGGCTGTTTACCCTGCTGTTTACGGTTGAATACGGCCTGCGCCTCTACTGCGCCAGAAACCCGGTCCGCTATGCGCGCAGCTTTTTCGGCGTCGTGGACCTGCTGGCGGTGCTTCCGGCCTACCTGAGCCTGTTTATTCCGGGAACGCGCTTTCTGGACGTCATCCGCATCCTGCGAATGCTGCGCATTTTCCGCGTCATGAAAATGGTGCAGTATGTCAATGACGGCGACCTGCTGCTGAACGCGCTGACTGCCAGCCGCCGCAAAATCGGCATCTTCCTGTTCACCGTACTGACGCTGGTCGTGATTCTCGGCTCACTGATGTATGTCATTGAAGGTACGGAACACGGCTTCACCAGCATCCCGGTCGGCATCTACTGGGCTATCGTCACACTGACCACCGTCGGCTACGGCGACATTTCCCCGCAAACCGGGCTGGGACAGACACTGGCGGCCTTCATCATGATCATCGGCTACAGCATCATCGCCGTTCCCACCGGAATCATCTCGGCGGAAGTCGGCGCATCAGCCGTTCGCAAAAAACTGTCAAAAATCTGCCCGGCCTGCAACACTTCCGACCACGACCCTGACGCCGCGCACTGCAAACACTGCGGGGCGACCCTTGCCTAA
- the trpC gene encoding indole-3-glycerol phosphate synthase TrpC, protein MDILSEIVANKRVEIEQPDYFQTLEKVVDELPHVGNTCDACDGKPARAATPDFIEALTSAPMGLIAEVKRQSPSAGAIRVPFEPAEIAKAYEAAGAQVVSCLMDKKYFGGGEDQWAAVRAATKLPMLYKEFVIDPRQIFHAEALGASAVLLIVAVLTDEELTSFIHLVQACGMTPLVEVHTEEEMKRAVAANAKCIGINNRNLKTFETKIETTLALRELAPADCTLISESGIRTADDIRTLKDAGIAAVLVGESLLRQPDLEQAVKDLMAV, encoded by the coding sequence ATGGATATCCTTTCTGAAATTGTAGCGAACAAACGTGTTGAAATTGAGCAGCCCGATTATTTCCAGACATTGGAAAAGGTCGTCGATGAGCTTCCACACGTTGGAAACACCTGCGACGCGTGCGACGGCAAGCCTGCCCGCGCCGCAACACCGGATTTTATCGAGGCACTCACCTCCGCTCCGATGGGCCTGATCGCCGAAGTGAAACGGCAGTCGCCTTCCGCCGGAGCGATCCGCGTTCCTTTTGAACCGGCCGAAATTGCCAAAGCCTATGAGGCGGCCGGCGCGCAGGTTGTTTCCTGCCTGATGGATAAAAAATATTTCGGTGGCGGCGAAGATCAGTGGGCCGCAGTTCGCGCGGCAACCAAGCTGCCGATGCTCTACAAGGAGTTCGTCATCGATCCGCGCCAGATCTTTCATGCTGAAGCGCTCGGCGCCTCCGCTGTTTTGCTGATTGTCGCCGTGCTGACCGATGAAGAGCTCACTTCTTTCATTCATCTCGTGCAGGCCTGCGGCATGACCCCGCTGGTCGAAGTGCATACCGAAGAGGAAATGAAACGCGCGGTCGCCGCCAACGCCAAATGCATCGGCATCAACAACCGCAATTTGAAGACCTTTGAGACAAAAATCGAAACGACGCTGGCTTTGCGCGAGCTTGCACCGGCCGATTGCACTCTCATCAGCGAGAGCGGAATCCGCACTGCCGATGATATCCGCACGCTCAAAGACGCCGGCATCGCCGCCGTTCTCGTCGGCGAAAGTCTCCTTCGCCAGCCCGACCTCGAACAGGCCGTCAAAGATCTGATGGCTGTTTAG